A window of Pedobacter lusitanus contains these coding sequences:
- a CDS encoding HAMP domain-containing sensor histidine kinase — protein MKIKTKLRLGFGFLFVVVLLFGSISLYYMNQISVSAKVILKDNYETLSYTREMRSILDQNDLPLSGDKKAVFLEKLALEGKNVTEKGEGEAVKALTAAFLQLTDPMSNPAQQKIALAQVRAQLMVIDQLNMDGIVRKNDAAQKSVEKASLYLVTTACFCFLVLFSFIVNFPGFVANPLREFSEAIQEIGRKNYKQRLEFDGTDEFSELAKSFNEMVEQLNKWENSNLAKIQSEKLRIEAIIEQMQDAIIGLNEKQEILFMNKVAAQILNLDEGKVNGLNVKDLVKKNDLLARIMKQERNDQPIKIYADQKESYFQLQKREIIVPVFEDQEAPVLQTGKTAGTVYILNNITQFKELDEAKTNFIATVSHELKTPISSIKMSLKLMDDERIGLMNTEQKQLVEHIKDDCSRLLKITSELLDLAQVETGNLQLNFVKAAPLEIVNYALNAVRFQAEQKNIQLELISKENLPVVNADVEKTAWVLINFLSNALRYSAEKSKVQIEVQEKDHGIEFSVRDFGKGIDEQYQKRLFDRYFQVPTDGNNKSGSGLGLAISKDFIEAENGKIWVESEIGEGSRFCFFLPTAE, from the coding sequence ATGAAAATAAAAACAAAACTCCGCCTCGGATTCGGATTCCTATTTGTGGTGGTACTGTTGTTCGGTTCAATTTCACTTTACTACATGAACCAGATTTCGGTGAGTGCGAAAGTGATTTTGAAGGATAACTACGAGACCCTGAGTTATACCAGGGAGATGAGATCAATCCTTGATCAGAATGATCTGCCTTTATCGGGAGATAAAAAGGCAGTTTTTCTGGAGAAACTTGCACTGGAAGGTAAGAATGTAACCGAGAAGGGAGAGGGAGAAGCAGTAAAAGCACTCACAGCTGCATTTTTGCAGCTGACAGACCCGATGTCCAATCCTGCGCAGCAGAAAATAGCTCTGGCGCAGGTAAGGGCGCAGCTGATGGTTATTGATCAGCTGAATATGGATGGCATTGTCCGGAAAAATGATGCCGCTCAGAAATCTGTTGAAAAAGCCAGTTTATATCTGGTTACTACTGCCTGTTTTTGTTTTCTTGTCTTGTTTTCGTTTATCGTGAATTTCCCTGGTTTTGTAGCCAATCCTTTAAGAGAATTTTCGGAGGCTATCCAGGAGATCGGACGTAAAAACTACAAACAAAGATTAGAGTTTGATGGTACCGATGAGTTCTCAGAACTGGCCAAATCTTTTAATGAGATGGTGGAGCAGCTGAATAAATGGGAGAATAGTAACCTGGCAAAAATTCAGTCAGAGAAACTGCGTATTGAAGCTATTATTGAACAGATGCAGGATGCCATTATCGGATTGAATGAAAAACAGGAAATTCTTTTTATGAATAAGGTAGCCGCTCAGATCCTGAATTTAGATGAAGGAAAAGTAAACGGGCTGAATGTAAAAGACCTGGTTAAAAAGAATGATCTGCTGGCCAGAATCATGAAACAGGAAAGAAATGATCAGCCTATAAAGATCTATGCGGATCAGAAAGAGTCTTATTTTCAGTTGCAGAAAAGAGAAATTATTGTTCCCGTATTTGAAGATCAGGAAGCGCCGGTTTTACAGACAGGAAAAACAGCAGGTACAGTTTATATCTTAAATAATATTACCCAGTTTAAAGAACTGGATGAAGCTAAAACCAATTTTATTGCTACTGTTTCTCATGAGCTGAAAACGCCGATATCGTCTATTAAAATGAGCTTAAAGCTGATGGATGATGAGCGGATAGGGCTCATGAATACCGAACAGAAACAACTGGTAGAACATATCAAGGACGATTGCAGCCGCCTGCTGAAAATCACCAGCGAACTGCTTGATCTGGCGCAGGTGGAAACAGGGAATCTCCAATTGAATTTCGTGAAAGCTGCTCCTCTGGAAATCGTAAACTATGCTTTAAATGCAGTCAGATTTCAGGCGGAACAGAAAAATATTCAGCTTGAACTGATCAGTAAAGAAAACCTGCCGGTAGTGAATGCTGATGTCGAGAAAACTGCCTGGGTACTGATTAATTTCCTTTCCAATGCCCTGCGCTATAGTGCAGAGAAATCAAAGGTACAGATTGAAGTACAGGAGAAAGATCATGGCATAGAATTCTCTGTGCGTGATTTTGGGAAAGGAATAGATGAACAATATCAGAAACGCCTGTTTGACCGTTATTTCCAGGTGCCTACAGATGGCAATAATAAATCGGGATCTGGTCTTGGACTGGCTATTTCCAAAGACTTTATCGAGGCCGAAAATGGAAAAATATGGGTAGAAAGTGAAATAGGGGAAGGAAGCCGCTTTTGCTTTTTCCTTCCCACTGCTGAATAA
- the hutI gene encoding imidazolonepropionase, whose translation MKKLIGPFSEILTLSGLALNGAIEDSQLQIIRNGGVIIEDGIIRATGDFESLRHADPELEIEKVEGEQVLLPGFVDCHTHICFAGSRAKDYSLRIQGKTYLEIAKSGGGIWDSVTQTRAAEEAKLVDLLAQRVQRHLADGVTTIEIKSGYGLDVPNELKMLRAIKKVSSATQADLIPTCLAAHLLPKDFEGSATEYLNHILADLLPLIQAEKLANRVDIFIEESAFDRAASVPYLQAAKAMGFEITVHADQFTASGLEVAVEVGAVSADHLEASTEREAALLKDSETVAVVLPGASLGLGMHYAPARKILDAGACLAIASDWNPGSAPMGDLLMQAAVMSAAEKLSTAEVFAGLTFRAAKALNLQDRGILTEGMIADMQAYPCNDYREILYHQGKIKPAIVWKNGTRI comes from the coding sequence ATGAAAAAACTAATCGGACCATTCAGTGAGATCCTGACCTTGTCAGGTTTAGCACTGAATGGTGCTATAGAAGACAGTCAGCTGCAGATTATCCGCAATGGCGGAGTAATTATTGAAGACGGGATCATCAGGGCAACCGGCGATTTTGAGTCTTTACGCCATGCTGATCCTGAACTGGAAATAGAAAAAGTGGAAGGTGAACAGGTCTTGCTTCCTGGTTTTGTGGACTGTCATACGCATATCTGTTTTGCGGGTAGCAGGGCAAAAGATTACAGTTTACGTATCCAGGGTAAAACCTATCTGGAAATTGCTAAAAGCGGTGGCGGTATCTGGGACTCTGTTACCCAGACCCGTGCTGCAGAAGAAGCAAAACTGGTTGATCTGCTGGCACAAAGAGTGCAGCGGCATCTGGCAGATGGTGTGACTACGATCGAAATTAAAAGTGGTTACGGGCTTGATGTTCCAAATGAGCTGAAAATGCTGAGAGCCATTAAAAAAGTTTCCTCAGCTACTCAGGCTGATCTGATACCAACCTGTCTGGCTGCTCACCTTTTACCTAAAGATTTTGAAGGTTCGGCTACTGAATATCTGAATCATATTCTGGCAGATTTACTGCCTTTGATTCAAGCAGAAAAACTGGCTAACCGTGTAGATATTTTCATTGAAGAAAGTGCCTTTGACCGTGCGGCTTCGGTTCCGTATTTACAGGCAGCCAAAGCAATGGGTTTTGAGATCACTGTACACGCAGATCAGTTTACAGCCAGCGGTCTGGAAGTAGCTGTTGAAGTTGGCGCTGTTTCGGCAGACCACCTGGAAGCCAGTACTGAACGTGAAGCGGCTTTGCTGAAAGACAGTGAAACCGTAGCGGTTGTACTGCCCGGTGCTTCTCTGGGACTGGGGATGCATTATGCGCCGGCCAGAAAAATACTGGATGCAGGTGCTTGTCTGGCTATCGCAAGTGACTGGAATCCTGGATCTGCTCCTATGGGAGATTTACTCATGCAGGCAGCAGTCATGAGTGCAGCTGAAAAACTGAGCACAGCAGAAGTTTTCGCCGGGCTGACATTCAGGGCAGCAAAAGCCTTAAATCTCCAGGACAGAGGTATATTAACTGAAGGAATGATCGCTGATATGCAGGCTTATCCCTGCAATGATTACAGGGAAATCCTCTATCATCAGGGAAAAATCAAACCTGCTATAGTCTGGAAAAACGGAACAAGAATATAA
- the hutG gene encoding formimidoylglutamase has protein sequence MINSSFYRKTSADTWTGRNDGTDLAVQRWHQRILLVDLGTENTILPPAGQKGIALIGFSCDEGVRRNGGRVGAKDGPAHFRKACCNLPVHFADDTVFLDLGDIICTDQDMEGAQHSLARVVAFALASGYKPLVIGGGHEVAYGHYTGINNYVNAVETTKNTDSIGIINFDAHFDLREPNENGTNSGTGFLQIANDCKASEKPFRYMPVGIQLNSNTRYLFDTAAGLGVKHIPAEQFMVSEQEKIRLQVEEFIAGSTHIYLTICMDVFSSSFAPGVSAAAFSGLIPDAFFFACLKSVIASGKVISMDIAECNPVFDQDQRTAKLAAALAFSMIT, from the coding sequence ATGATCAATTCTTCATTTTACCGCAAAACATCAGCAGATACCTGGACCGGACGTAATGACGGAACTGATCTGGCTGTTCAGCGCTGGCATCAGCGTATTCTACTGGTCGATCTGGGTACTGAAAATACAATTTTACCTCCCGCCGGCCAAAAGGGAATTGCCCTGATTGGTTTTTCCTGCGATGAAGGGGTAAGACGCAATGGTGGCAGAGTCGGAGCTAAAGATGGCCCTGCTCATTTCCGTAAAGCCTGCTGTAATTTACCGGTTCATTTTGCTGATGATACTGTTTTTCTTGATCTGGGTGATATTATCTGTACAGATCAGGATATGGAAGGTGCACAGCATTCGCTTGCCCGTGTTGTTGCATTTGCTTTAGCCAGCGGCTATAAGCCATTGGTTATAGGCGGAGGACATGAAGTTGCTTACGGACATTATACCGGTATCAACAATTATGTAAACGCTGTGGAAACCACTAAAAACACAGACAGTATTGGTATTATCAATTTTGATGCACATTTCGATTTGCGCGAACCTAATGAGAACGGTACAAATTCAGGTACAGGATTTCTGCAGATTGCCAATGACTGTAAAGCATCAGAAAAACCTTTCAGGTATATGCCCGTTGGCATTCAGCTGAACAGCAATACCAGGTACCTTTTTGATACTGCTGCCGGATTGGGGGTAAAACATATCCCTGCAGAGCAGTTTATGGTGTCTGAACAGGAAAAAATACGTCTTCAGGTGGAAGAATTTATTGCAGGATCGACACATATCTACCTGACTATTTGCATGGATGTATTTTCATCCTCATTTGCACCTGGTGTGAGTGCGGCAGCTTTCAGCGGATTAATTCCTGATGCATTTTTCTTTGCCTGTTTAAAGTCTGTTATCGCAAGCGGCAAAGTAATCAGTATGGATATTGCAGAATGCAACCCGGTTTTTGATCAGGACCAGCGCACCGCTAAATTAGCAGCAGCACTGGCCTTTAGCATGATCACCTAA